From one Macellibacteroides fermentans genomic stretch:
- a CDS encoding exo-beta-N-acetylmuramidase NamZ family protein, with product MVCCAQTKPVAVGAEATNEYFPLLKGKRIAVLSNHTGMVGNEHLVDLLKRKDFNVVCIFSPEHGFRGNADAGEHVSSSVDEKTGIPILSLYDGDTGKPSVKSMSLFDVLVFDLQDVGLRFYTYYATMVRMMDACAESQKKMIILDRPNPNGHYVDGPILDMKYKSGVGWLPIPVVHGMTLGELAMMVNGEKWLPEGRICDISVIKCKNYTHQTMYQLPIPPSPNLPTMKAVYMYPSTCYFEATPVSLGRGTDKPFLVYGHPNMLSYSFSFTPRSIPGAKNPPQLNKICYGVDLSNLSDSDIWKKGVDLTYLIDAYTNLNMGDHFFRSFFEKLIGVSYVREMIKDGCSADEIKKKWSDDVEKFKKQRAPYLLYQE from the coding sequence ATGGTCTGCTGTGCACAGACAAAGCCTGTAGCAGTCGGTGCAGAAGCTACCAATGAGTATTTTCCTTTGTTAAAGGGCAAGCGTATCGCTGTATTATCCAATCATACAGGCATGGTCGGAAATGAACATCTGGTGGATTTGTTGAAACGTAAAGATTTTAATGTAGTTTGTATTTTTTCTCCTGAACATGGCTTCAGAGGGAATGCAGATGCCGGCGAACATGTATCGAGTTCGGTGGATGAGAAAACCGGGATTCCCATTCTTTCTCTTTATGACGGAGATACCGGAAAACCATCTGTAAAATCAATGTCTCTGTTTGATGTATTGGTATTTGACCTGCAGGATGTAGGCTTACGATTTTATACCTATTATGCTACCATGGTACGTATGATGGATGCCTGTGCAGAGTCGCAGAAAAAAATGATAATTCTTGACCGGCCTAATCCGAACGGACACTATGTAGATGGTCCGATTCTGGATATGAAGTATAAGTCGGGTGTGGGCTGGCTGCCTATTCCGGTTGTTCATGGAATGACGTTAGGAGAACTGGCAATGATGGTGAATGGCGAAAAATGGCTTCCGGAAGGACGTATTTGCGACATATCCGTAATCAAGTGTAAAAATTATACCCACCAGACCATGTATCAGTTACCCATTCCTCCTTCACCCAATCTACCCACTATGAAGGCGGTTTACATGTATCCTTCCACCTGTTACTTTGAAGCTACACCGGTAAGTCTGGGAAGAGGAACCGACAAACCGTTTTTGGTATACGGACACCCCAATATGCTTTCCTATTCTTTTAGTTTTACTCCCCGAAGTATTCCCGGAGCAAAGAATCCTCCGCAGCTCAACAAAATTTGTTATGGAGTAGATTTAAGTAACCTTTCCGATTCTGATATATGGAAAAAAGGTGTAGATTTGACCTACCTGATTGATGCTTATACCAACTTGAATATGGGAGATCATTTTTTCAGATCTTTCTTTGAGAAGCTTATAGGTGTAAGTTACGTCAGAGAGATGATAAAAGATGGATGTTCTGCTGATGAAATTAAGAAAAAGTGGTCGGATGATGTTGAAAAATTCAAAAAGCAGCGAGCGCCTTATCTTTTATATCAAGAGTAA
- a CDS encoding golvesin C-terminal-like domain-containing protein — protein MKKNICHSLILLLLVSIGSLTAQNGSLATRQSIARFLNSHVSGELAIGKITVDSLTILDKAKKVRVVASVNCSYIPFTQQRVEVVYDSIRNILPSSYASYKVELVTDNQPIENLVTGQSRKYTFRNKVDKPLVTALSKPFKAEKGLRNKHIALWQSHGFYFEQKLNRWEWQRARIFQTVEDLYTQSYVLPFLVPMLENAGANVLLPRERDTQTLEVIVDNDKATHSSVYKEIQGDKPWSVGFGKGFAMLKDQYIETDNPFQDGTFRQTVTRKKGKESLAEWIPFLSKAGRYAVYVSYKTLPESTEDALYTVYHKGGKSQFRVNQQMGGGTWIYLGHFMFDQGMNESCKVQLSNLSSKNNRIVTADGVKIGGGYGTIARKVNNSGIVSENTKSSDNSGPKVLQSQLSIPYQYEVSGYPRFTEGARYWLQYAGFPDTVYTQSKGVNDYTDDYKSRGVWVNYLSGGSSVAPKEKGLNIPVDLAFAFHTDAGTTLNDSIIGTLGIFFTKEGDETFGNKASRYVSRDLTDLIQTEIVKDIRSLYEPAWSRRGMWNQSYFEARTPRVPTMLLELLSHQNFADMRYGLDPRFRFTVSRAIYKGMLKFIALQYNQPFVVQPLPVDHFNVRFTGAEEVELGWQAVRDSLEPTAVANKYILYTRKGDADFDNGVVVTSNKIRLHQEPGIIYSYKVTALNEGGESFPSEVLSACRVKDEKGVVLVVNGFDRVSGPADFVADSIAGFYDPKDHGVPYLNDISFIGSQYEFRRSKPWTDDDAPGFGASRANYETKVIAGNSFDYPALHGQSIVKAGYSFVSSSDESVGSGKVNLTEYPVVDLILGKERQTQIGRGVFDSQFKTFPAEMQQTITAYCNQGGNVLVSGAYVGTDLWDNGEVNVQDLDFAKKVLKYNWRTGQASVTGEVKSVQSPFRMISGHYVFYNELNEHSYVVESPDAIEPADPACFTIYRYSENNLSAGVAYKGKYKTCVLGFPIETLKSDEQRDKLMADILLFMSSK, from the coding sequence ATGAAAAAGAATATTTGTCATAGCTTGATCCTGTTACTGCTGGTTAGCATCGGATCTTTAACTGCGCAGAATGGATCTTTGGCAACCCGGCAGTCCATCGCCCGTTTTCTTAATTCGCATGTGTCGGGTGAGCTGGCTATAGGAAAGATTACGGTAGATTCGCTTACCATCCTCGATAAAGCAAAAAAGGTCCGGGTGGTTGCCTCTGTAAACTGTTCGTATATTCCCTTTACACAACAACGTGTTGAGGTTGTCTATGATTCGATCCGGAATATTCTTCCTTCGTCCTATGCCAGTTATAAAGTGGAATTGGTGACCGATAATCAACCCATCGAAAATCTGGTTACCGGTCAATCCAGAAAATATACTTTCCGCAATAAAGTGGACAAACCTTTAGTTACTGCGTTGTCTAAACCATTTAAAGCAGAAAAAGGATTACGTAACAAACATATAGCCCTTTGGCAAAGTCACGGTTTTTATTTTGAACAAAAATTAAACCGTTGGGAGTGGCAACGGGCCCGTATTTTTCAAACGGTAGAAGATTTATATACACAAAGCTATGTACTTCCATTCCTGGTACCCATGCTCGAAAATGCAGGCGCCAATGTCTTGTTGCCCAGAGAAAGAGATACGCAGACACTTGAAGTGATTGTAGATAACGACAAAGCGACCCATTCATCCGTTTACAAAGAGATTCAGGGAGACAAGCCCTGGTCGGTCGGATTTGGTAAAGGGTTTGCGATGCTGAAAGATCAGTATATTGAGACTGATAACCCGTTTCAGGACGGTACATTCCGGCAAACGGTTACCCGTAAGAAAGGAAAAGAGAGCCTGGCCGAATGGATTCCTTTCTTATCAAAAGCAGGTAGGTATGCTGTATATGTATCTTACAAGACTTTACCGGAAAGCACCGAAGATGCCTTATATACGGTCTACCATAAGGGCGGAAAGAGCCAGTTCCGTGTGAACCAGCAAATGGGAGGCGGCACCTGGATATACCTGGGGCATTTCATGTTCGACCAAGGAATGAACGAGTCTTGTAAGGTTCAACTCTCCAATCTTTCGTCTAAAAACAACCGTATTGTTACGGCAGACGGTGTGAAAATAGGAGGCGGATATGGTACCATTGCACGTAAAGTGAACAATTCGGGTATCGTATCGGAGAACACGAAAAGCTCCGACAACTCCGGACCGAAAGTGCTTCAGAGTCAGCTTTCCATACCTTATCAATACGAAGTGAGCGGCTATCCCCGCTTTACCGAAGGCGCCCGGTATTGGTTGCAGTATGCAGGCTTTCCGGACACGGTATATACACAAAGCAAAGGGGTAAACGACTATACGGATGATTATAAGAGCAGAGGCGTCTGGGTGAATTATCTTTCGGGAGGTTCAAGCGTTGCACCAAAAGAAAAAGGGCTAAATATTCCGGTTGATCTGGCTTTTGCGTTCCATACAGATGCCGGGACTACCCTGAATGATTCTATTATCGGAACGTTGGGTATCTTCTTTACCAAGGAGGGAGACGAAACCTTCGGGAATAAGGCTTCGCGTTATGTTTCAAGAGATCTGACGGATTTGATCCAGACAGAAATTGTGAAGGATATCCGCAGCCTGTACGAGCCTGCCTGGTCGAGAAGAGGTATGTGGAACCAGTCCTATTTTGAGGCACGTACCCCCAGAGTCCCCACCATGCTGCTGGAGCTGCTCTCGCATCAGAATTTTGCGGATATGCGTTACGGACTCGATCCTCGTTTCCGCTTTACGGTAAGTCGGGCTATCTATAAAGGGATGCTTAAATTTATCGCCTTGCAGTACAACCAGCCCTTTGTGGTTCAACCCTTGCCTGTCGACCATTTCAATGTCCGTTTTACAGGTGCCGAAGAGGTGGAGCTTGGCTGGCAGGCCGTCCGCGATTCGCTGGAGCCTACCGCTGTGGCCAACAAATATATACTATATACGCGTAAGGGTGACGCCGATTTCGATAACGGAGTGGTGGTTACATCCAATAAGATCAGGCTGCATCAGGAGCCCGGGATTATCTATAGCTATAAAGTGACCGCTCTGAATGAGGGAGGGGAGAGTTTCCCATCCGAAGTTCTTTCGGCGTGCCGTGTAAAAGATGAGAAAGGGGTGGTGCTGGTCGTTAATGGGTTCGACCGGGTAAGCGGACCGGCCGACTTTGTCGCGGATAGTATCGCAGGGTTCTACGATCCCAAAGATCATGGCGTCCCCTACTTGAACGATATCAGTTTTATTGGAAGTCAGTATGAATTCCGTCGTTCCAAACCTTGGACCGACGATGATGCTCCTGGCTTTGGAGCCAGCCGTGCAAACTACGAAACTAAGGTGATTGCCGGAAACAGCTTCGATTATCCTGCTTTGCACGGACAGTCTATCGTAAAGGCCGGGTATTCATTCGTATCCTCCAGTGATGAATCTGTAGGATCCGGCAAGGTTAATCTAACGGAATACCCAGTTGTAGACCTGATTCTGGGCAAAGAACGTCAGACCCAAATAGGTCGTGGCGTATTTGATTCTCAGTTTAAGACATTTCCTGCCGAGATGCAACAAACCATCACCGCCTATTGCAATCAGGGAGGTAATGTGCTTGTAAGCGGAGCCTACGTGGGAACCGATCTATGGGACAACGGTGAGGTGAACGTACAGGATCTGGATTTCGCAAAGAAAGTACTTAAATATAACTGGCGTACCGGACAGGCTTCTGTAACCGGCGAAGTTAAAAGTGTACAGTCTCCTTTCCGGATGATTTCAGGCCACTATGTGTTTTACAACGAGTTGAACGAGCATTCGTATGTGGTGGAGTCGCCCGACGCAATCGAACCTGCCGATCCGGCCTGCTTTACTATTTATCGATACAGCGAAAACAATCTGAGTGCAGGTGTTGCCTATAAAGGAAAATATAAAACCTGCGTATTGGGTTTCCCTATCGAGACCCTTAAGTCGGACGAGCAACGTGATAAACTGATGGCAGACATTTTACTTTTTATGTCGTCCAAATAA
- a CDS encoding RagB/SusD family nutrient uptake outer membrane protein: MKKYIITLLSAACISVGFSGCNDDVLDRPQLTEMNDDNFWTGAENLRMYANQYYTNYFVGYNSAWGVDYAPLRGYTFSDDFTTVGVQSNFETNVPASKTSSAWMTQYQGPSWYFGRVRSINIFIDRIETKTKPKLTDEEYRHWMGIARFFRGLEYSGLVGSFGDIPYYDHVLAEDDLQEMYKDRTPRGEVMDKVYDDFKYAFANVRLNDGDQYANRYVVASFIARWMLFEGTWQKYHKADNTRAKKYLEFAVEAAQYVMSSGKYDIVTDFRSLFGSDDLKGNKDCIMYRHYDAAQSITHSVASYSNVEESQTTAPNLSLAKAFICNDGKVYQNSTLPDADKLDVASMVKTRDPRFEATFWDKPVGNSSTLLYACKFISREGPSNTTLDKYKSNTNTNDYPVMRYAEVLLNWIEAKAELATLGGAAVTQADLDLSVNKIRNRPLDKVAIDKGVTKTAPMKLAALPEDPARDADVSALIWEIRRERRMEFVFEHSRLLDIKRWKKIEYMNCTKYSDNLKGPWINFKTDLPSFLKDSNKGKLKVTKRDGTVVVYNGTNGDDMVGFYNVENASDRQAFTDRVYLSPVGQGQIDAYAEKGFTLSQNPGWTN, encoded by the coding sequence ATGAAAAAATATATTATAACATTACTTTCTGCGGCATGTATATCGGTCGGTTTCTCTGGTTGTAATGACGATGTTCTAGATCGTCCGCAACTTACCGAAATGAATGATGATAATTTCTGGACAGGAGCTGAAAACCTCCGCATGTATGCAAATCAGTATTATACAAATTATTTTGTAGGGTACAACTCGGCCTGGGGAGTCGATTATGCTCCACTGAGAGGATACACATTTAGCGATGACTTTACCACAGTCGGTGTACAGTCAAACTTTGAAACAAATGTTCCTGCTTCTAAAACAAGCAGTGCCTGGATGACTCAGTATCAAGGTCCGTCATGGTATTTCGGCAGAGTGCGCTCTATCAATATCTTCATTGATCGTATTGAAACAAAAACGAAACCGAAGCTGACTGACGAAGAATATCGTCATTGGATGGGTATAGCCCGATTCTTCAGAGGATTGGAATACAGTGGACTGGTAGGTTCATTTGGAGATATCCCTTACTATGATCATGTCTTGGCCGAAGACGATTTACAGGAGATGTACAAAGACCGTACCCCTCGTGGTGAGGTAATGGATAAAGTATACGATGACTTCAAGTATGCTTTTGCAAATGTTCGTCTTAATGATGGGGATCAGTATGCGAACCGTTACGTTGTGGCTTCTTTCATCGCAAGATGGATGCTTTTTGAAGGAACATGGCAAAAATATCATAAAGCAGATAATACACGGGCTAAGAAATATCTTGAGTTCGCAGTCGAGGCTGCTCAATACGTAATGAGTAGCGGTAAGTATGATATTGTTACCGATTTTAGATCTCTTTTCGGTTCGGATGATTTGAAAGGTAATAAGGATTGTATCATGTACAGACATTATGATGCTGCTCAATCCATTACTCACAGTGTTGCATCATATTCGAATGTTGAAGAAAGTCAGACAACCGCACCCAACTTGTCGTTGGCAAAAGCATTTATTTGCAACGATGGCAAGGTGTACCAGAATTCAACATTGCCTGATGCTGATAAATTGGATGTTGCAAGTATGGTAAAAACACGTGACCCGCGTTTTGAAGCAACCTTCTGGGATAAACCGGTCGGTAATTCATCCACACTGTTGTATGCATGTAAATTTATCAGTCGCGAAGGTCCGTCCAATACAACATTGGATAAGTACAAGAGCAATACAAACACCAATGACTATCCGGTGATGCGTTATGCCGAAGTATTGTTAAACTGGATTGAGGCCAAAGCAGAATTGGCTACTTTAGGTGGTGCAGCTGTTACACAGGCAGATCTTGACTTGTCTGTAAACAAGATAAGAAACAGACCTTTGGATAAAGTTGCCATAGATAAGGGGGTAACTAAAACAGCCCCGATGAAACTGGCTGCGCTTCCGGAAGATCCTGCCCGTGATGCAGATGTATCTGCACTGATTTGGGAAATCCGTCGCGAACGTCGTATGGAATTTGTTTTCGAACATTCACGTCTGTTGGATATCAAACGTTGGAAGAAAATCGAGTATATGAATTGTACTAAGTACAGCGATAACCTTAAAGGTCCGTGGATTAATTTCAAAACCGATCTTCCTTCATTCTTAAAAGATTCTAACAAAGGAAAGCTCAAGGTTACGAAAAGAGATGGAACAGTGGTGGTATACAATGGTACTAACGGAGACGATATGGTAGGCTTCTACAATGTTGAGAATGCTTCGGATCGTCAGGCGTTTACCGATCGTGTTTATCTTTCACCTGTTGGACAGGGACAAATTGATGCTTATGCAGAAAAAGGATTCACGTTGTCTCAGAACCCTGGATGGACAAATTAA
- a CDS encoding sodium:solute symporter, producing MTPFLVLATIAVYFIVLFAISWLAGRHADNQGFFIGNRKSSWYVVAFAMIGSSISGVTFISVPGWVAVNNFSYLQMVLGFIAGTLLIAYALIPLFYKLKVVSIYEYLENRFGISTYKTGAWFFFISKMLGASVRLFLVCVVLQLLVFDPIHLPFILNVFFTVALVWLYTFNGGVKVLIWTDTLKTCCLIISVVLCITFIASDLQLDFMGMVRAVTDNDYSKVFFFDEVNDKRFFWKQFLAGVFTVIAMTGLDQDMMQRNLSCKNPADSQKNMVTSVIFQFIVIAMFLMLGVLLYIYVQAKNIALPAKSDELFPMIATQGYFPTIVGILFIVGLISSAYSAAGSALTALTTSFTVDILGTLKKHTDEEAARSRKKVHIGMAFVMGLVIVVVNALNNTSVIDAVYILASYTYGPILGLFAFGIFTKKAVKDKYIPLVAILSPLFCLMVDLNSEKWFNGYSFSYELLIINALFTFVGLCLFIKKGKVQP from the coding sequence ATGACTCCATTTCTTGTATTGGCTACGATTGCTGTCTATTTTATTGTATTATTTGCAATCTCATGGCTGGCCGGCAGACATGCCGATAACCAAGGTTTCTTTATTGGAAACAGAAAATCTTCGTGGTATGTTGTTGCCTTTGCAATGATCGGTTCCAGTATTTCGGGAGTGACTTTTATTTCGGTACCCGGCTGGGTGGCGGTAAATAACTTTTCTTACTTACAAATGGTGCTCGGCTTTATTGCCGGAACCTTGTTGATTGCTTATGCTTTAATTCCTTTGTTTTATAAACTCAAGGTGGTTTCTATCTATGAATATCTTGAAAACCGCTTTGGCATCTCCACCTATAAAACAGGAGCATGGTTCTTTTTTATTTCCAAAATGTTAGGAGCCTCCGTCCGGTTGTTCCTGGTTTGTGTCGTGTTACAGTTGCTGGTATTCGACCCCATACACCTTCCATTTATACTGAACGTATTTTTTACGGTTGCGTTGGTTTGGCTTTACACATTCAACGGTGGAGTAAAGGTCCTGATCTGGACAGACACATTAAAAACCTGCTGCCTTATTATCTCTGTTGTTCTTTGTATAACTTTCATCGCATCCGATCTGCAGTTGGATTTCATGGGAATGGTTAGAGCCGTTACTGATAATGATTATTCCAAGGTGTTTTTCTTCGACGAAGTGAATGACAAACGATTCTTCTGGAAACAATTTCTGGCTGGAGTATTCACTGTTATAGCCATGACCGGATTGGATCAGGATATGATGCAACGGAATCTGAGCTGTAAGAATCCGGCCGATTCTCAAAAGAATATGGTTACCAGCGTTATCTTTCAATTTATCGTGATTGCCATGTTTCTCATGTTGGGAGTCCTTCTCTACATATATGTTCAGGCTAAAAATATTGCACTCCCTGCAAAATCAGACGAATTATTTCCGATGATCGCCACGCAGGGATATTTCCCAACAATTGTGGGGATCTTGTTTATCGTAGGGTTGATCTCTTCAGCCTATTCGGCTGCCGGTTCAGCTTTAACGGCGCTGACCACCTCTTTTACGGTCGACATATTAGGTACTCTAAAGAAACATACCGACGAAGAGGCAGCCAGATCAAGAAAAAAAGTCCATATCGGGATGGCGTTTGTCATGGGGCTGGTTATCGTCGTTGTAAACGCACTCAACAATACCAGTGTTATCGATGCCGTCTACATTCTGGCCAGTTATACATACGGACCCATTCTCGGATTGTTCGCGTTCGGTATCTTTACAAAAAAGGCTGTGAAGGACAAGTATATTCCCCTGGTTGCTATTCTTTCCCCCCTGTTTTGTCTGATGGTGGATTTGAATTCGGAAAAATGGTTTAACGGGTATTCATTCAGTTATGAACTGCTTATCATCAATGCCCTGTTCACGTTTGTCGGACTTTGTTTATTTATTAAAAAAGGAAAAGTACAACCATGA
- a CDS encoding glycosyltransferase family 2 protein, producing MKRINCFVPFQDAAQVAHTVKGLKESDLVSKIYLLATETVSDAPEGCTVVPVQSLNSTDAVRKIAALADADYTMLYTKYTSLELGMFALERMLHIADDSAAGMVYADHYIVTNRTAKNNPVISYQQGSLRDDFNFGSVLIYNTSVLKEAVAQMTADYQFAGLYDLRLKASQKASLVHINEYLYSEAEQDTRKSGEKIFDYVDPKNRAVQIEMEEACTQHLKAIGGYLAPEFRQIEFNAGDFEFEASVIIPVRNRIRTIKDAIRSVLNQKTTFKFNLIVIDNYSTDGTSEAIDEFASDSRLIHLIPERKDLGIGGCWNAGVHHPMCGKFAVQLDSDDVYSDENTLQKMVNAFYEQNCAMVVGTYMMTDFNMNMIAPGIIDHKEWTPENGRNNALRINGLGAPRAFYTPVLREIKVPNTSYGEDYALGLNFSRHYQIGRVYDVVYMCRRWEDNSDASLDVVKMNGHNTYKDRIRTWELQARIALNNRK from the coding sequence ATGAAAAGAATTAACTGCTTTGTACCGTTCCAGGATGCTGCACAGGTTGCACACACGGTTAAAGGACTGAAAGAATCGGATTTGGTATCCAAAATATATTTATTAGCAACCGAAACAGTATCGGATGCTCCGGAAGGTTGTACGGTTGTTCCTGTACAATCGCTGAATTCCACCGATGCTGTCCGTAAAATAGCTGCGCTTGCGGATGCCGACTATACCATGCTGTATACAAAGTATACTTCGCTGGAGTTAGGTATGTTCGCACTAGAGCGTATGTTGCATATTGCAGATGATTCGGCTGCCGGAATGGTGTATGCCGACCATTATATCGTAACCAACAGAACTGCCAAAAATAATCCCGTTATTTCTTACCAGCAGGGAAGTCTGCGCGACGACTTTAATTTCGGGTCTGTCCTCATCTATAATACCAGTGTATTGAAAGAGGCTGTGGCGCAGATGACTGCCGATTACCAGTTTGCCGGACTTTACGACTTGCGACTCAAAGCCTCTCAGAAAGCATCCCTGGTTCACATCAACGAATATCTTTATTCGGAAGCAGAGCAGGATACACGTAAAAGCGGCGAAAAGATCTTCGACTATGTGGATCCTAAAAATCGGGCCGTGCAGATCGAGATGGAAGAGGCCTGTACGCAACACCTTAAGGCCATCGGCGGATACCTGGCTCCGGAATTCAGACAAATTGAATTCAATGCAGGCGACTTTGAATTTGAGGCGTCCGTAATCATCCCGGTCAGAAACCGTATCCGTACCATTAAAGATGCCATACGCTCGGTCCTGAATCAGAAGACTACCTTCAAATTCAACCTCATTGTGATTGATAATTATTCCACCGACGGAACTTCCGAAGCGATCGACGAATTTGCTTCAGACTCCCGTTTGATCCATCTGATTCCGGAACGGAAAGATCTGGGTATCGGAGGTTGCTGGAATGCCGGGGTACATCATCCCATGTGCGGTAAATTTGCCGTGCAGCTGGACAGCGACGATGTTTACAGCGACGAGAACACCCTGCAAAAGATGGTCAACGCCTTCTACGAACAGAACTGTGCCATGGTGGTAGGTACCTATATGATGACCGATTTCAATATGAACATGATTGCACCGGGTATTATCGATCACAAAGAGTGGACACCCGAAAATGGCCGTAACAATGCCCTGCGTATCAATGGACTGGGAGCGCCACGTGCTTTCTATACCCCCGTTCTCCGGGAGATAAAGGTGCCAAACACCAGCTATGGCGAAGATTATGCACTGGGACTAAACTTCTCCCGTCACTATCAGATCGGCCGTGTGTACGACGTCGTATATATGTGCCGCCGATGGGAAGATAATTCCGATGCATCGCTGGATGTAGTAAAGATGAATGGACATAATACCTACAAGGATCGTATCCGTACGTGGGAATTACAGGCCCGTATTGCGTTGAACAACCGAAAATAA